A stretch of the Thiomicrorhabdus indica genome encodes the following:
- the gltX gene encoding glutamate--tRNA ligase has translation MIRTRFAPSPTGYLHIGGVRTALYSWLYAKRHGGDFILRIEDTDLERSSVESVNAILEGMTWLGLDYNEGPFYQTKRFDRYKEVIQQLFDKGLAYYCYATPEELDEMREKQKANGEKPRYDGRYRDFSGEPPAGVDPVIRFKNPIDGDVEIEDLVKGKVVVNNRELDDLIIARSDGTPTYNLTVVVDDWDMGVTHVIRGDDHLNNTPRQINLYKALGAELPKFAHIPMVLGEDGSRLSKRHGAVSVLQYKEQGFLPEALLNYLVRLGWSHGDQEVFTIDEMVQKFDLEHVNGSPSTFDSVKLTWINEQHIKVATADHLATHLAPFMADKGCDLDQGPKLSEVANLLRERAKTLIEMADGAVYFYNDFEEFEAGAAKKHLRPAALEALQLLRTKLTALDDWTAEPIHACIQGTADELEVGMGKVGMPLRVAITGGGQSPAIDATAQLIGKERCLTRLDMAIAFVEERAKNA, from the coding sequence GTGATTCGTACTCGATTTGCCCCAAGCCCGACGGGTTACCTTCATATCGGTGGTGTTAGAACTGCTTTATATTCATGGCTTTATGCAAAACGCCATGGCGGTGATTTTATTCTTCGTATTGAGGATACAGATCTTGAACGTTCGAGTGTTGAGTCAGTCAATGCCATTTTGGAAGGCATGACTTGGTTAGGTCTTGACTACAATGAAGGTCCGTTCTACCAAACTAAACGTTTTGACCGATACAAAGAGGTCATTCAGCAGTTGTTTGATAAAGGGTTGGCTTATTATTGCTACGCAACGCCTGAAGAATTGGATGAAATGCGAGAAAAGCAAAAAGCTAACGGTGAAAAACCTCGTTATGATGGGCGTTACCGTGATTTTTCTGGAGAACCACCGGCCGGTGTCGATCCTGTAATCCGCTTTAAAAATCCGATTGATGGTGATGTTGAAATCGAAGATTTGGTGAAAGGTAAGGTTGTCGTCAACAACCGAGAGTTAGACGATTTGATTATTGCTCGTTCAGATGGTACGCCAACTTACAATTTAACTGTGGTGGTTGACGATTGGGATATGGGTGTCACACATGTGATTCGTGGTGATGATCATTTAAATAACACGCCTCGACAAATTAACCTTTACAAAGCGCTAGGCGCTGAGCTTCCTAAATTTGCGCACATTCCAATGGTATTGGGTGAAGATGGCTCTCGTTTGTCGAAGCGTCATGGTGCTGTCAGTGTCCTCCAATATAAAGAACAAGGATTCCTGCCTGAGGCTTTACTAAACTATTTAGTCCGTTTGGGTTGGTCTCATGGTGATCAAGAAGTCTTTACGATTGATGAAATGGTTCAGAAGTTCGATTTAGAGCATGTTAATGGTTCACCTTCAACATTCGACAGTGTCAAGCTAACTTGGATTAACGAACAACATATCAAAGTGGCAACTGCTGATCATTTAGCAACCCATCTTGCGCCATTTATGGCTGACAAAGGATGTGACCTTGATCAAGGTCCAAAACTCTCGGAGGTTGCTAATCTTTTACGTGAGCGAGCCAAAACCTTAATTGAAATGGCTGATGGGGCAGTTTATTTCTATAACGATTTTGAAGAGTTTGAAGCCGGCGCAGCGAAAAAGCATTTACGACCAGCTGCTTTGGAGGCTTTACAATTACTCAGAACGAAATTAACCGCATTGGACGATTGGACTGCTGAACCTATACATGCTTGTATCCAAGGCACTGCAGATGAGCTTGAAGTAGGGATGGGTAAAGTTGGTATGCCATTACGTGTTGCCATCACCGGAGGTGGTCAATCTCCTGCGATTGATGCAACCGCTCAATTGATTGGAAAAGAGCGTTGTTTAACTCGATTAGATATGGCGATTGCTTTTGTTGAGGAGAGAGCGAAGAACGCTTGA
- a CDS encoding site-2 protease family protein, with protein MMEELTLIQKLAVWALPVIFAITLHEVAHGWVANKLGDPTAKMLGRITLNPIKHIDPLGTIIVPGVLLALGGFVFGWAKAVPITPNNFKKPRQGMAIVAVAGPASNFLMALFWAAILKTGLVLQTSQPDIGQFLIYSGVAGVTINLVLMVLNLLPIPPLDGSRVASWLMPKKWAYYYLRYENYGFIVLIALLFLGFLTPFILGPFSFFQHWIYSIFHI; from the coding sequence ATGATGGAGGAGCTTACCCTAATTCAGAAATTAGCGGTTTGGGCTTTGCCGGTTATTTTTGCGATTACTTTGCACGAGGTTGCGCATGGGTGGGTTGCAAATAAATTAGGCGACCCTACTGCAAAAATGCTTGGCCGAATTACATTAAATCCCATTAAACATATTGATCCGCTTGGAACAATTATTGTTCCGGGAGTACTTTTGGCATTGGGTGGTTTTGTTTTCGGTTGGGCAAAAGCCGTTCCTATCACGCCAAATAACTTTAAAAAACCACGTCAGGGTATGGCGATTGTTGCAGTTGCAGGTCCGGCCAGTAATTTTTTAATGGCGTTGTTTTGGGCAGCCATTCTGAAAACAGGATTGGTTTTACAGACTTCACAGCCGGATATTGGACAGTTTCTTATTTATTCTGGTGTCGCTGGTGTAACGATTAATTTAGTTTTAATGGTCCTGAACCTGCTTCCTATTCCTCCTTTAGATGGAAGTCGAGTTGCAAGCTGGTTAATGCCAAAAAAATGGGCGTATTATTATCTTCGCTACGAAAACTATGGATTCATAGTACTAATTGCTTTGTTGTTCTTAGGTTTTTTAACCCCTTTTATTTTAGGTCCATTTAGTTTTTTCCAGCACTGGATTTACAGTATTTTTCATATTTAG
- a CDS encoding SLAC1 anion channel family protein, which translates to MAEQSNQRLAHFPINLFGAVMGFSGLTLGTKKLVELGHLPFILFTSLALLTVIIFTVITLTYLLKVIKHPAEVKHDFQHPIAVNFFPAFSISLILISLFLQSFSTTIASIMWHLGVVLHFVLTIVILNSWMHHEKWQITHMNPAWFIPVVGNILIPLGAVQFENLELGWFFFSIGFIFWLLLFSIVMYRLFFHPPMMKILEPTLFIMIAPPAVGFLAYMALNGHQLDAFAKVLYYFALFLTIMLLSRLPQFIKVPFALSWWAYTFPLAAMALASFSIYEQSQIGLHLIIGMGILIGLALLVIQLFIKTLVTIKNKRLCKPHPKPNP; encoded by the coding sequence ATGGCAGAACAATCAAATCAAAGGCTCGCACATTTCCCCATTAATTTATTCGGTGCTGTTATGGGGTTTAGTGGCTTAACACTTGGAACTAAAAAATTAGTGGAGTTGGGACACCTACCTTTCATACTATTCACCTCCCTAGCGTTATTGACAGTTATTATTTTCACTGTCATTACATTGACCTATTTACTCAAAGTCATCAAACACCCTGCTGAAGTCAAACACGATTTCCAACACCCTATTGCTGTGAATTTCTTTCCAGCATTTAGCATCAGCTTGATTTTGATAAGCTTATTTTTACAGAGTTTTTCAACCACAATCGCCAGCATAATGTGGCATTTGGGGGTTGTTTTACATTTCGTTTTAACGATTGTCATTTTAAATAGCTGGATGCATCATGAAAAATGGCAGATTACCCATATGAATCCTGCCTGGTTCATTCCAGTGGTTGGTAATATCTTAATTCCATTGGGTGCCGTACAGTTTGAAAACCTAGAATTAGGCTGGTTTTTCTTCAGCATCGGATTTATTTTCTGGCTATTGTTGTTCAGCATTGTAATGTACCGATTATTTTTCCACCCTCCTATGATGAAAATATTGGAGCCTACTCTTTTTATAATGATTGCGCCGCCCGCAGTTGGTTTTTTGGCTTACATGGCGCTTAACGGACACCAATTAGATGCTTTTGCCAAAGTGCTTTACTACTTCGCGCTGTTTTTAACCATTATGCTACTAAGCCGTCTTCCGCAGTTTATCAAAGTGCCCTTCGCATTATCATGGTGGGCTTACACTTTCCCATTAGCAGCAATGGCACTTGCAAGCTTTTCAATTTATGAACAAAGTCAGATAGGACTCCATTTAATCATTGGGATGGGTATTTTGATTGGGTTAGCACTTTTAGTTATACAGCTTTTCATTAAAACACTGGTAACCATTAAGAATAAACGATTGTGTAAGCCTCATCCTAAACCAAATCCTTAA
- a CDS encoding RelA/SpoT family protein has protein sequence MSSSSQNQSQSISESVKQVFSKTFPERCLTSEDSYHLQACVNACEMALEAQSLPQKGIVRSVDVAEILAQLKLDDDTMIAALVSDANLDPVYPLELIRERFGKTVANLVEGIRKLNQFREFQIAENDQIQHERLRQMLLAMTSDIRIMVLKLGYRVARLRNLKYEDELIQREVAYETQLIFAPLANRLGIAQLKWELEDLSFRFLNPIEYKSIAKGLQSKRAERETYIEKMLADLDTLLATENIHAKITGRPKHIYSIWKKMTKKNVPIEELYDLRAVRIYVDSIRLCYEVLGLIHSKWNYIKQEFDDYIATPKDNGYQSIHTVIIGPEGHTVEIQIRTFDMHHNAEYGVAAHWRYKEGENGVDKNLERSIANVRQMLENADNPDIFQEISTELQSQHIYVMTPNNEIITLQQGSTPLDFAYNIHTELGHRCRGAKINGRIRPLNTPLETGDKVEVLTINQGQPSRNWLNPNLGYLKSNSARQKVRTWFNKQNRYENIQAGESLFHKEIKRLHAENLKIDDIVERFHHTEQESFFEDLGKGRINERQLAHAIQAVLHPKKKTVHVHQPAVIATDENAHAYVIGSTNIHTSLAPCCDPAVGDSIVGYVTRGRGVTVHKSDCNNILNLNDEERRRLIDVTWDRQIAENRCYEAELHVLAFDRKGLLRDVMATLSEMNINLIESETQTDKEERTVTMKLTLEVETALSLGHLLDKIEMIQNIESVSIKTLP, from the coding sequence ATGTCAAGTTCATCACAAAATCAGTCTCAAAGTATTTCTGAAAGCGTAAAACAAGTTTTCTCTAAAACATTTCCAGAACGCTGCCTTACATCTGAAGACAGTTATCACCTACAAGCCTGTGTAAATGCTTGTGAAATGGCTCTTGAAGCACAATCACTTCCACAAAAAGGTATTGTTAGAAGTGTTGATGTCGCTGAAATACTTGCTCAATTAAAACTGGATGACGACACCATGATTGCAGCGCTCGTTAGTGATGCGAATCTTGATCCTGTCTACCCTCTTGAACTCATTCGAGAACGATTCGGAAAAACCGTTGCAAATTTAGTGGAAGGAATTCGTAAACTCAATCAGTTCCGTGAATTCCAGATTGCTGAAAATGATCAAATTCAACATGAACGCTTACGCCAAATGTTGCTGGCAATGACATCTGATATCCGAATCATGGTATTGAAACTTGGATACCGTGTTGCGCGTCTCCGAAATCTAAAATACGAAGATGAGCTTATTCAACGCGAAGTTGCCTATGAAACCCAACTGATCTTTGCTCCGCTTGCCAACCGTTTAGGGATCGCTCAGTTAAAGTGGGAGCTTGAGGATCTTTCATTCCGTTTTCTCAACCCTATTGAATACAAATCTATTGCAAAAGGCTTGCAATCAAAGCGTGCCGAGCGTGAAACCTATATTGAAAAAATGCTAGCAGATTTGGATACATTGCTTGCAACCGAAAACATTCATGCAAAGATTACCGGCCGGCCAAAACATATTTATAGTATTTGGAAAAAAATGACTAAGAAAAATGTGCCGATTGAAGAGTTGTATGATCTTCGTGCAGTGCGCATTTATGTTGATTCCATCCGTTTGTGTTATGAAGTTTTGGGGCTAATTCACAGTAAATGGAATTATATCAAGCAAGAATTTGATGATTATATCGCCACGCCTAAAGACAATGGCTATCAATCCATTCACACAGTAATTATTGGGCCGGAAGGACATACGGTTGAAATTCAAATTCGTACCTTTGACATGCATCACAATGCTGAATATGGTGTTGCAGCACATTGGCGCTACAAAGAAGGTGAAAACGGTGTTGATAAAAACCTAGAACGTTCGATTGCCAACGTTCGGCAAATGCTGGAAAACGCGGACAATCCGGATATTTTTCAAGAGATTAGTACTGAGCTACAAAGTCAGCACATTTATGTTATGACGCCAAATAATGAAATCATTACTTTACAGCAAGGCTCTACACCTCTTGACTTCGCTTATAACATCCATACTGAACTCGGACATCGTTGCCGTGGCGCTAAAATCAATGGCAGAATACGTCCCCTCAACACTCCCTTAGAAACAGGTGACAAAGTTGAAGTATTGACCATCAACCAAGGTCAACCTAGTCGTAATTGGTTAAATCCTAACCTTGGTTATTTAAAAAGCAATAGTGCCCGTCAAAAGGTCCGTACTTGGTTCAACAAACAAAATCGCTATGAAAACATTCAGGCTGGTGAATCTTTATTTCATAAAGAAATCAAACGATTGCATGCCGAGAATCTAAAGATTGATGACATTGTTGAACGTTTTCACCATACAGAACAAGAAAGCTTTTTTGAAGATCTGGGTAAAGGACGTATTAACGAGCGGCAACTTGCACATGCAATTCAAGCAGTACTTCATCCTAAAAAGAAAACAGTTCATGTTCATCAGCCAGCAGTTATTGCGACAGATGAAAATGCCCATGCCTATGTTATTGGTTCAACTAATATCCATACCTCGTTAGCCCCCTGTTGTGATCCAGCAGTTGGAGACTCCATTGTTGGTTATGTCACGCGTGGTCGCGGTGTAACAGTTCATAAATCAGATTGTAATAACATCCTAAATCTTAATGATGAGGAACGTCGTCGTTTAATTGATGTTACTTGGGATCGACAAATTGCTGAAAATCGTTGCTATGAAGCAGAGTTACATGTATTGGCGTTTGACCGTAAAGGCTTATTGAGAGATGTAATGGCAACATTATCTGAAATGAATATCAACTTGATTGAATCTGAAACTCAAACAGATAAAGAAGAAAGAACTGTGACAATGAAACTAACCTTAGAAGTTGAAACAGCCCTTTCGTTAGGACATCTTTTGGATAAAATTGAAATGATTCAAAATATTGAATCAGTATCGATTAAAACGCTTCCATAA
- the rluB gene encoding 23S rRNA pseudouridine(2605) synthase RluB — protein sequence MQSNSSSNSSPAGEKLQKVLSRAGLGSRRACEELIAHGQIKVNGKIAQLGVRVTEADKIKYKDQLLKDSRVQKQPTRVILYNKPEGLVCSRKDEQGRDTIYSQLPKIFQGRWISIGRLDLNTSGLLVLTNNGDLANRMMHPSYEMEREYTVRVFGEVTDEMLQAMKKGVQLEDGPAKFNRIIPLPTEDGVMNRWFKVIIKEGRKREVRRIWESQGVQVSRLHRIRYGELSMPRNLRTGKTEELTWKQVNQLLRSVDLPEESQPDKRPTKRFDKTGLSKRNASKSDRTLAGKFGRNKPQRKTRIGSADRSNRNK from the coding sequence ATGCAATCGAACTCCTCTTCAAATTCCTCACCGGCCGGTGAAAAACTTCAAAAGGTGCTATCAAGAGCAGGTCTAGGTTCAAGACGTGCCTGTGAAGAACTGATTGCACATGGACAGATTAAGGTTAATGGAAAGATCGCTCAGTTAGGTGTTCGTGTCACTGAAGCGGACAAAATTAAATATAAAGATCAATTATTAAAAGACAGTCGAGTTCAGAAACAACCGACCCGCGTTATTTTGTACAACAAACCGGAAGGGCTTGTGTGTAGTCGCAAAGATGAACAAGGCCGAGATACCATTTATTCCCAGTTACCCAAAATTTTTCAAGGGCGTTGGATCAGTATTGGACGTTTGGATTTAAATACCAGTGGTTTGTTGGTCTTAACCAATAATGGTGATTTGGCGAACCGTATGATGCATCCATCTTATGAAATGGAGCGAGAATACACGGTGCGTGTATTTGGGGAAGTGACCGACGAAATGCTGCAAGCTATGAAGAAAGGGGTTCAACTTGAAGATGGGCCGGCAAAGTTTAATCGAATTATTCCATTACCCACTGAAGATGGCGTGATGAACCGTTGGTTTAAGGTGATTATTAAAGAAGGGCGCAAACGTGAAGTTCGTCGGATTTGGGAATCGCAAGGGGTTCAGGTTAGTCGCTTGCATCGTATTCGTTATGGTGAATTGAGTATGCCGCGTAATTTACGTACAGGCAAAACTGAAGAGCTTACTTGGAAGCAGGTCAATCAATTACTGCGTTCCGTTGATTTGCCGGAAGAATCCCAGCCAGATAAACGTCCAACTAAACGCTTTGATAAAACGGGTTTAAGTAAACGTAATGCCAGTAAATCTGATCGAACACTTGCAGGAAAGTTCGGGCGTAACAAACCACAAAGAAAGACACGCATTGGTAGTGCGGACAGAAGCAATCGAAATAAATGA
- a CDS encoding septation protein A: MKLLFDLFPVILFFIAYKMYGIYTATAVIIVATILQVGYMYAVHKRIEKIHIITLVLVVLLGGLTLILQDEAFIKWKPTIVNWGFAIVFLGSHYIGSKPIVQRMMDQAISLPSQIWIRVSYLWIGFFVVSGIANLYVAYQYDTDTWVNFKLFGLMGMTFVFIILQGIYISRYMNESDSEAEEQARLDGQDVPHQELDDVEKIHDSNTTSVNEEKKPTKNDKFEA; the protein is encoded by the coding sequence ATGAAACTTCTTTTTGACCTTTTTCCCGTCATACTCTTTTTCATTGCTTACAAGATGTATGGCATTTATACCGCTACTGCGGTGATTATCGTTGCAACGATTCTGCAAGTCGGCTACATGTATGCGGTTCACAAACGCATTGAGAAGATCCATATTATTACGCTGGTTTTAGTAGTGCTACTGGGGGGCTTAACACTTATTCTCCAAGATGAAGCCTTCATCAAATGGAAACCAACCATTGTTAACTGGGGGTTTGCCATCGTTTTCTTGGGTAGCCATTACATTGGTAGTAAACCTATTGTTCAACGTATGATGGATCAGGCAATCAGTTTACCAAGTCAAATTTGGATTCGCGTCAGCTATCTCTGGATTGGCTTTTTTGTGGTGTCTGGCATTGCTAACCTTTATGTCGCCTATCAATACGACACGGACACTTGGGTCAACTTTAAATTGTTTGGCCTTATGGGAATGACCTTTGTATTTATTATTTTGCAAGGAATCTATATCAGCCGATATATGAATGAGTCAGACTCTGAAGCTGAAGAGCAAGCACGCTTGGATGGTCAAGATGTTCCTCATCAGGAGTTAGATGACGTAGAAAAAATTCACGATTCAAATACTACATCTGTTAACGAGGAAAAAAAACCGACCAAAAACGATAAATTTGAAGCGTAA
- a CDS encoding L-threonylcarbamoyladenylate synthase, which yields MNHNCQYIGVHPENPQKRLLDQVVEILNNQGVIAYPTESGYALGCLFDNKKGAERIRAIRQLPDQHPLAIMCDSLSKLSEYAKVGNVQFRFLKNHLPGAYTFLLPASREVPKRLQAPKKKYIGLRVSPNKVANELLSLIDQPLLTASCILPGEDFPLTDAWAVQESIGHALDAILDGGYCGFEPTTIIDFSDDEPVLIRQGQGVFEQ from the coding sequence TTGAACCACAATTGTCAATATATTGGTGTCCACCCTGAAAATCCTCAAAAACGATTATTGGATCAGGTGGTGGAAATTTTAAATAACCAAGGTGTTATCGCCTATCCGACAGAATCAGGCTACGCTTTAGGATGTTTATTTGACAATAAAAAAGGGGCGGAAAGAATTCGGGCGATACGTCAATTACCGGATCAGCATCCACTGGCTATTATGTGTGACAGTTTAAGCAAACTTTCCGAGTATGCTAAAGTTGGTAATGTTCAGTTTCGTTTTTTAAAGAATCATCTTCCAGGCGCATATACGTTTTTGCTGCCAGCGAGTAGAGAAGTTCCGAAACGTTTACAAGCACCAAAAAAGAAATATATCGGATTACGTGTATCCCCTAACAAAGTTGCGAATGAATTACTAAGTTTAATTGATCAGCCTTTATTGACTGCGTCGTGCATTTTACCGGGAGAAGATTTTCCGTTGACGGATGCTTGGGCTGTTCAGGAATCAATTGGTCATGCATTGGATGCAATTTTAGATGGTGGTTACTGTGGTTTTGAGCCAACCACCATTATTGATTTTTCCGATGATGAACCTGTTTTAATTCGTCAAGGTCAAGGAGTTTTTGAGCAATGA
- a CDS encoding PHP domain-containing protein — MKVDFHCHTNASDGSLSPEQIIDLALEHEVKCLAITDHDTTAGYEKVLGYAKANGIELISGVEISCLWQGLTIHIVALDFDVANSQLQNGLKQIRELRKARAEKMFQKLSSKPNAHLQALPEKVLELVGEGIIGRGHFAQAMIELGLVNKAQQAFDRFLKRGRIGYVKPEWPELEEVVRWITAAGGIAVIAHPKNYKLSSNKLNLLIEDFKGAGGQAIEVVNQSRSNADSIGMAQRAHRHGLYASLGSDFHRPEHRWRGLGWLAPLPKECRPVWELFHPSISEMISHSNSC; from the coding sequence ATGAAAGTTGATTTTCATTGTCATACGAATGCTTCCGATGGGAGTTTATCTCCTGAGCAAATCATTGATCTCGCTTTGGAACATGAAGTGAAATGTCTGGCGATTACCGATCATGATACGACGGCAGGTTATGAGAAAGTTTTGGGGTATGCGAAGGCAAACGGAATTGAATTGATTTCCGGTGTTGAAATCTCTTGTCTGTGGCAAGGCCTTACCATTCATATCGTTGCATTAGATTTTGATGTTGCCAATTCACAACTTCAAAATGGACTGAAACAAATTCGTGAGCTCAGAAAAGCTCGGGCAGAGAAGATGTTTCAAAAATTAAGTTCAAAACCTAATGCTCATCTACAAGCACTGCCAGAGAAAGTCTTAGAATTAGTGGGTGAAGGTATTATTGGTCGTGGGCATTTTGCACAAGCAATGATTGAGTTAGGTTTAGTGAACAAGGCGCAACAAGCATTTGACCGCTTTTTAAAGCGTGGCAGAATTGGTTATGTCAAACCTGAATGGCCAGAACTTGAAGAGGTTGTTAGATGGATTACCGCAGCCGGAGGCATTGCTGTAATTGCTCATCCAAAAAATTACAAGCTTAGTTCCAACAAGTTAAACCTGCTCATTGAAGACTTCAAGGGAGCCGGCGGCCAGGCAATTGAAGTGGTTAATCAGTCTAGGTCAAATGCTGACTCCATTGGGATGGCGCAAAGAGCGCATCGTCATGGGTTGTATGCTTCTCTTGGTTCAGATTTTCACCGGCCTGAACACCGTTGGCGTGGACTTGGTTGGTTAGCTCCCTTGCCAAAGGAATGCCGGCCGGTATGGGAGCTGTTCCATCCGTCCATTTCAGAAATGATTAGCCATTCGAACTCATGCTAA
- a CDS encoding SlyX family protein, protein MEADKFVEQLHSKLQEMEIQQTYQDDAIETMERTIAAQHQEIQLLNKKLSLLADYIKSLPKDSNIKTVEEEIPPPHY, encoded by the coding sequence ATGGAAGCAGATAAATTCGTTGAACAACTTCACAGTAAACTCCAAGAAATGGAAATTCAGCAAACCTATCAAGATGATGCTATTGAAACCATGGAACGCACGATTGCCGCTCAGCATCAGGAAATCCAGCTGTTAAATAAAAAATTAAGCTTATTGGCTGATTATATTAAAAGTCTTCCTAAAGACAGCAATATCAAAACGGTTGAAGAAGAAATTCCACCGCCCCACTATTAA
- a CDS encoding M61 family metallopeptidase: MSNTNHTSQSPDTPNSFDLHYQIECFDAHAHLFRVKLDIQPTTGEKQTLSLPAWIPGSYLIRDFAKHIVEINARDSSGNLIELIPNGLSAWDFQSQLPISVEYIVYAWDLSVRKAHFDQTHAFFNGTSVFLALEEQRDTPVKVTMITNDFTHDAQWKVATGMPALKVNEQGFGDYWASNYRDLVEYPFELGNYHEIQFTACGIPHKMVFTGRLNANTDFERIRSDVQKICETEIEFFGLDAPQNPPMSEYLFQVMLTTSDYGGLEHRNSTALICARDDLAYIGMESNTDGYIQFLELCSHEYFHTWNVKRIQPKAYQDSKLDRPVISEQLWWFEGVTSYYDALFLLKSQIISEVDYLNLLGKQLTRIYMMPGRHKQSVAESSHYTWSKFYQQDEDAPNSIISYYTKGSLIALALDLTLRQQTENRCSLDTVVRYLWNEFGSKNNGVGIGLEEKQIEEICSSLCIENGGQCLKSFFDQVLYGKDDFDLKSLFKPFGYDFILRPAKNPSDTGGNIEAGVLQKLVESTPSSIGARLQDLPAGGIEITHVWNQQAAYLSGLTKGDQIIAINGIKVRNKSSFEQLLARHQEGQTWECHYFRRDELYQTQLTPRKAPLDRVTIQQTESDSRPSNNLKWLKE; the protein is encoded by the coding sequence ATGTCTAATACCAATCACACCAGCCAATCCCCCGACACTCCAAACTCTTTTGACTTGCACTATCAAATAGAATGCTTTGACGCACATGCACATCTGTTTCGCGTCAAACTGGACATCCAACCAACTACTGGAGAAAAACAGACACTTTCTCTGCCGGCTTGGATTCCAGGCAGTTATTTGATTCGAGATTTTGCAAAGCATATTGTAGAAATAAACGCACGGGATTCGTCTGGCAACTTGATTGAGCTTATTCCAAATGGTTTATCTGCATGGGATTTTCAGTCCCAATTACCTATTAGTGTTGAATATATTGTCTATGCATGGGATTTATCAGTCCGTAAAGCGCACTTTGACCAAACTCATGCATTTTTCAACGGCACCTCGGTATTCCTAGCCTTGGAAGAACAGAGAGACACTCCAGTAAAAGTAACGATGATTACCAATGACTTTACCCATGATGCTCAATGGAAAGTGGCAACCGGCATGCCAGCTCTAAAGGTCAACGAGCAAGGGTTTGGAGACTACTGGGCATCCAATTATCGCGACTTAGTGGAATATCCATTTGAGCTGGGTAATTATCATGAAATACAATTTACAGCCTGCGGTATCCCTCACAAAATGGTATTTACCGGCCGGTTAAATGCCAATACAGATTTCGAAAGAATTCGCAGCGATGTTCAAAAAATATGTGAAACGGAAATCGAATTTTTTGGATTGGATGCACCTCAAAACCCTCCAATGTCAGAGTATTTATTTCAAGTGATGCTAACCACATCGGATTATGGTGGCTTAGAACATAGAAATTCTACAGCTTTAATCTGCGCCCGAGATGATTTGGCCTATATTGGTATGGAAAGTAACACCGATGGCTATATTCAATTTTTAGAGTTATGTTCCCATGAATATTTCCACACATGGAATGTGAAAAGAATTCAACCCAAAGCTTATCAAGATTCCAAACTTGACCGGCCGGTAATCTCCGAACAACTTTGGTGGTTTGAAGGTGTTACCTCTTATTATGACGCGCTATTTCTATTGAAAAGCCAGATAATTAGTGAGGTGGACTACTTGAATTTGCTTGGAAAACAGTTAACCCGGATTTATATGATGCCTGGGCGCCACAAGCAATCGGTAGCCGAGTCGAGTCATTACACTTGGAGTAAGTTCTATCAACAGGATGAAGACGCCCCTAACAGTATTATCAGTTATTACACCAAAGGCAGTCTCATTGCACTAGCACTTGACTTAACACTTCGTCAACAAACAGAAAACCGCTGTAGTTTAGACACTGTCGTGCGATATCTCTGGAATGAATTTGGTTCTAAAAACAATGGAGTAGGAATCGGATTAGAAGAAAAACAAATCGAAGAGATTTGTTCTAGTCTTTGTATTGAAAATGGCGGCCAATGCTTAAAAAGCTTCTTTGATCAAGTTCTGTATGGTAAAGACGATTTTGATTTGAAATCTTTATTCAAACCCTTTGGCTATGATTTCATTTTACGTCCAGCGAAAAACCCGAGTGATACAGGTGGAAATATTGAGGCAGGTGTATTGCAAAAACTGGTTGAGTCCACACCCAGCTCCATTGGAGCAAGACTCCAAGACTTACCGGCCGGTGGAATTGAGATCACTCATGTCTGGAATCAACAAGCTGCCTATTTATCTGGCCTGACAAAAGGCGATCAAATTATTGCCATTAACGGAATTAAAGTTCGTAATAAATCGTCATTTGAGCAACTTCTTGCAAGGCATCAGGAAGGACAAACCTGGGAATGCCATTATTTTCGTCGCGATGAGTTATACCAAACACAATTGACTCCACGCAAAGCACCACTTGATAGAGTAACCATTCAGCAAACAGAGTCTGATTCACGCCCTTCAAATAATTTGAAGTGGTTAAAGGAGTAA